The DNA window CCAGCCCGGCCAGCAGGTCCGCCGGCGGATTGGCCACCGGGGTGGTCGTCCACGCCGGGAAGTCGAGCGTCAGCCAGTCGCCGCTGCGGGTCACCCGCAGGTCGCCGACAAAACGGGTGCTAAAGGTAATCGTCGCCGAGGGATGGTCGAGATATTCAAAAATAACGTGCGCCGTCGCCAGGGTGGCGTGGCCGCAGAGGTTGATCTCGCCAAGGGTGGTAAACCAGCGCAGCTCATAACCTTCGTCGGTGCGGACGAAGAACGCCGTTTCGGACTGGTTATGCTGTTGGGCCATTTTCAGCAGCACATCGTCGGCTAACCACTCGCTGAGGGGGCAAACGGCCGCGGCATTGCCGCCGAAGTTTTTATCGCTGAAGGCATCGACCAGATAAAATTGTATTTCCTGCATACACTGTCCTTATTTTTTTTACTTTCCTTCAACATGACATAAAAGCGCCCCCCTGACACTATCCATAGCAAAATTAATTGCTTAACCGCACCTGGGCGTTTGCAGTGAAATGAGATACAGATCACAAAATGATTGTCTTTTCGCCAGCAAACGTTTTAAGATCAGCGTCACATCTTCCCCTGAATCACCAGTCCAGAGCTTATGACTACGAATACGGTCTCACGCAAGGTAGCGTGGCTACGTGTCGTGACGTTGGCCATCGCCGCGTTTATTTTTAACACCACAGAATTTGCCCCGGTCGGTCTGCTGTCGGATATTGCCGACAGCTTCGGCATGGAAACCGCCCAAGTGGGCATGATGCTGACCATCTACGCATGGGTGGTGGCGTTAATGTCGCTGCCGTTTATGCTGCTGACCAGCAAAGTGGAGCGTCGGCGGTTGCTCATCGGCCTGTTTATTCTGTTTATCGCCAGCCATGTGCTGTCGTTCTTTGCATGGAATTTTGACGTGCTGGTCATCAGCCGCATCGGCATCGCCTTCGCCCATGCGGTGTTCTGGTCGATAACGTCGGCGCTGGCCATCCGCATGGCGCCCCCGGGCAAACGGGCGCAGGCGCTGAGCCTGATCGCTACCGGTACCGCGCTGGCGATGGTGTTTGGCATTCCGATCGGCCGCATCATCGGCCAGTATTTTGGCTGGCGGATGACCTTCCTGGCGATCGGCCTCGGCGCCTTAGCCACTCTGGCCTGCCTGGTGAAACTGCTGCCGACGCTGCCGAGCGAACACTCAGGCTCGCTGAAAAGCCTGCCGGTGCTGTTCCGTCGCCCGGCGCTAGTCAGCGTGTACATTCTGACCGTGGTGGTGGTAACCGCCCATTATACCGCCTACAGCTATATCGAACCCTTCGTCCAGACGGTGGCGGGTCTGAGCGGCAATTTTGCCACCGTACTGCTGCTGATCCTCGGCGGGGCCGGGATTATCGGCAGCATTCTGTTCGGCAAGCTCGGTAACCAGCACGCTTCGGGGCTGATAAGCCTCGCCATCGGCCTGCTGCTGGCCTGTCTGCTGCTGCTTTTGCCGGCCTCGCATAACCCGCACCACCTGATGCTGCTCAGCATCTTCTGGGGGGTGGCGATCATGATTATCGGTCTCGGCATGCAGGTGAAAGTGCTGGCCTCCGCCCCGGACGCCACCGACGTCGCCATGTCGCTGTTCTCGGGCATCTTTAACATCGGCATTGGCGCCGGCGCGCTGGTGGGCAGCCAGGTGAGTCTGCACCTCTCTATGGCCTCCATCGGCTACATCGGCGCCGTCCCGGCGCTGGCAGGCCTGATCTGGGCCCTGCTGATCTTCCGTCGCTGGCCGGTATCGCTGGAAGAGCACCAGCCGCACCACTCTTGATTGAGCCGCAAAAAAAGCCCGTCGGTATCGCGCCGGCGGGCTTTTGTCTCTCTGCGCATCACCGCGGTCAGGGATGCCAGGTCGAAATGATCTCCAGCACGCCGTTAATAATGAACTGCACGCCCATGCAGACCAGCAGGAAGCCCATCAGCCGCGAAATGGCCTCAATGCCGCCTTTGCCTACCAGACGCATAATCGCCCCCGAACTGCGCAGGCAACCCCAGAGAATGATCGCCAACAGGGCAAAGATAATCGGCGGCGCCGCCAGCACCACCCACTCCGGGAAGTCCACGCCGTGCTTCACGGTTGAGGCGGAACTGATGATCATCGCGATGGTGCCCGGACCGGCGGTGCTTGGCATCGCCAGCGGCACAAAGGCGATATTGGCGGTTGGCTCATCCTGAAGCTCTTCCGATTTGATCTTCGCTTCCATCGAATCGTGGGCTTTTTGCTGGGGGAACAGCATGCGGAAACCGATAAAGGCCACAATCAACCCCCCGGCGATACGCAGCCCAGGTATTGATATGCCGAATGTATTCATCACCACCTGGCCGGCATACCACGACACCATCAGGATGGCGAAGACATACACCGAAGCCATCAACGCCTGTTTGTTCCGCTCGGCGTTGTTCATATTGCCCGCCAGGCCAAGGAACAGCGCCACGGTAGTCAGCGGATTCGCCAGCGGTAGCAGCACCGCCAGGCCGAGCCCTATCGCTTTAAACAAATCAAACATAGTTAAAAAAAGCCCCGTAAATATTCATTTTTTAAGGATGGTTTCACGCCGTGAGTATACCGGCTTCAACAATTCCAACGCCAGCCTGCTGATCAATCACCTTCGCCAAAAATTAACAAGCGTTAGAAAATTCACAAACAGTGACCCGTGTCGAATTTTCTTGTTTTAGCAAATCGTGGCATCGGCCAATTCATAATGTTGACTTATGATTGCCTGGGCAATAGTATCACTCGCAACTAAATCATTGCCTGGGCAACCATCATGAAAAGTACCAGCGACCTGTTCAACGAGATGATCCCGCTGGGCCGCTTGATCCAGATGGTTAACCAGAAAAAAGATCGCCTGCTCAACGACTACCTCTCACCCATGGATATTACCGCGACCCAGTTCCGGGTGCTCTGTTCCATTCGTTGCGAGGTATGTATTACCCCCGTTGAGCTGAAAACCGTGCTTTCCGTCGACCCGGGCGCGATGACGCGTATGCTCGAC is part of the Klebsiella quasipneumoniae subsp. quasipneumoniae genome and encodes:
- a CDS encoding PhzF family phenazine biosynthesis protein, with product MQEIQFYLVDAFSDKNFGGNAAAVCPLSEWLADDVLLKMAQQHNQSETAFFVRTDEGYELRWFTTLGEINLCGHATLATAHVIFEYLDHPSATITFSTRFVGDLRVTRSGDWLTLDFPAWTTTPVANPPADLLAGLGLEAAVEVREGRDYLVLLADRRQVEAVQPDMARLQTLGKMICVSAPDEEYDFVSRFFCPGEGVPEDPVTGSAHSMLIPWWGDKLGKTTMMARQVSARGGDLRCQWQGDRVLIGGQATTYLRGTVYLR
- a CDS encoding sugar transporter, producing the protein MTTNTVSRKVAWLRVVTLAIAAFIFNTTEFAPVGLLSDIADSFGMETAQVGMMLTIYAWVVALMSLPFMLLTSKVERRRLLIGLFILFIASHVLSFFAWNFDVLVISRIGIAFAHAVFWSITSALAIRMAPPGKRAQALSLIATGTALAMVFGIPIGRIIGQYFGWRMTFLAIGLGALATLACLVKLLPTLPSEHSGSLKSLPVLFRRPALVSVYILTVVVVTAHYTAYSYIEPFVQTVAGLSGNFATVLLLILGGAGIIGSILFGKLGNQHASGLISLAIGLLLACLLLLLPASHNPHHLMLLSIFWGVAIMIIGLGMQVKVLASAPDATDVAMSLFSGIFNIGIGAGALVGSQVSLHLSMASIGYIGAVPALAGLIWALLIFRRWPVSLEEHQPHHS
- a CDS encoding MarC family NAAT transporter encodes the protein MFDLFKAIGLGLAVLLPLANPLTTVALFLGLAGNMNNAERNKQALMASVYVFAILMVSWYAGQVVMNTFGISIPGLRIAGGLIVAFIGFRMLFPQQKAHDSMEAKIKSEELQDEPTANIAFVPLAMPSTAGPGTIAMIISSASTVKHGVDFPEWVVLAAPPIIFALLAIILWGCLRSSGAIMRLVGKGGIEAISRLMGFLLVCMGVQFIINGVLEIISTWHP
- the marR gene encoding multiple antibiotic resistance transcriptional regulator MarR, with amino-acid sequence MKSTSDLFNEMIPLGRLIQMVNQKKDRLLNDYLSPMDITATQFRVLCSIRCEVCITPVELKTVLSVDPGAMTRMLDRLACKGWIERLPNPADKRGVLVQLTPDGAALCEQCHQVVGQKLHQELTKNLSADEVAMLEQLLKKVLP